Part of the Phragmites australis chromosome 23, lpPhrAust1.1, whole genome shotgun sequence genome is shown below.
taagaaaaaaattatgctaAATTACTTCATTAATTTCTATACAACCCAGTTCCTAGTGGGTTTTCACTTTTCAAACAAGTATTTTGGTATAAAAGATGATCTAAGAAAAGGGGGGCAGGGGTGTTGAAGTGGGACAGCTTTGGGTGAAAACTGAAAGGTGGCGGTAAGTGGTCAGTCACTGCCGTACCATTAATATCCAGGAAGAATAGATCCTTTAGTTACCAGAGCTCCCTTAAAAACTCTCTAAATAAAGCTTACCACTAACAACCGATGCAATGAGAAAAATACGAGAAACATTTACGCAGCTGACACTGGCAAGTACTTTCACTAATTATTTCGGTGAAAATTCAAGAGTGTACCAGATCCATGAACACAAACTGGGAGCCATCCTTGTATGTAAATTGCTTGGTCTCCTTTGAAAGGGATGGCTCCTGTAGCTGCAAATTTTAATAAATAAGGGAGAGACAATGAACATTGCACATGATTTGGTGAAGCAAAGAAGATCTATGACAGGCCAAAGGTGTAGCATATATAATTCACAGGCACATATAAGTCAcactaaaaaaaaatcctgaagAACAGTGAGTTTGAGGTGAGATTACCGTACTTCCAGCTCGAAAGGTTTTCTCAACTGTGTTGCCGGTGATATAATTGCGCATTTTGGTCCTGACAAAAGCAGCGCCTTTTCCAGGCTTAACGTGGAGAAATTCTGTTGTTGAATGGATAGTAGAAATTGACTCACATGACTCTCAATTTTGACGGACATTTTGTGCAGAGGCTCAGGTTACAGGTTAATTACACATTTTCCTCAAAAAATAAAACAGGTAAATTACACAGAGGTATGTTAAATAAAAAGGTGTCATCTTTTACCTCTTAAGAAATCCCAAAAGAAAACAACCAGTGAATCATGAATCGTTGAAAGGAGTGGTACATTGGCCTAATTTCCACAAATTATGCTAGTATATTGATTGCCGTGTCTCCTCCAGAAGCAAGAATGAAATGCACCAGAAGAACGGGCGTATGGCTGTTACCTAGAACCTTCCATGGCGCGCCATCGACCTCGACGTTGGTGCCGACCCTGATGTCATTGCTGGAGAGCGCATAAACCCCTGCAAGAAGAGCAATCAGAGCTACCAGGAAAACAAAAAAGGGGGCAACTGAATGCTCCCAGACGGTGCAAGAAAAAGTGTCGAACAAATGGTGGGttgagaggaaagagagagcAGAGGGTGTTAGTTACTGGTGAAGCGGGAGCGGAGGGGCGCGAGGCGGTGGCAGGAGGACCCACGGCGGAGCTGGAGGGAGGaggtggcagcagcagcgatgccgtggtggtggtggtggtggtaggtTGGGCCTGCGGCGAGGTGGCGGAGAGCGGCCATTGCTTTGCTCCGTAGCCCGCCTGGCACCGCAGGTGAGGTGGTGCCGATAAGGAAGGGATGacgcaggcaggcaggcaggcaggcccGTGGTGTTGCTGGCACCTGGGAGATGAGGCCCACAAGTCATTGgcgtagcttttttttttctttcgtgTTTCCAGGTAGCTCACTCAACTTAGAGCCCATCAGAGGGCCCAAAAGTTTCATTGCTTGCTGGTTGCTAGAGTAGGCCTTCATCAAATAGTAATTGGTCACTGGAACCGAGGAATGTGCCACGTATAATCGGAAATTGGTTACAGAAGATAGGAgctaagaagaagaatagaatcTTAATTGGAATATAGTTatgttttggttgatttggTTCTGTCGTAATGATATtgtgtttcataaaaaaaatatgctatTCATGTacgtatttttaaaagatactTACTGGTTAAGGTTATAGAGGTTTCTACATAGGAATGATGAAAGGAAAGTGTCTCTAAAGGTTTGTCATTTGTTGCAAGTGGTGATAATAAAACTCTTCGTCAAACGTTAGTGATTATGTAGTTATAGATTGTAAGCTTTATGATTCTTTATCCTCTCTGCGATGTTGGCGGTATATGATGTAACTTTATAATAATCTACTATTAGATGTATGCATCTTGTGATTGAAAATAGCTAgatgtttatttattttctaaaaatagtaATTGGTAGTTGACAACTGGCATGGCCCAATCGGACAGGAAAGACtcgaatatttttttaaagtacaAGTCGATCGCACCCAAGTTCTCATGCATACACGCACCGGCCGTAAGATTATCGGAGGCAGCTAAGGCCACGAGGAGCAGGGGCACATGCTTTCAATCGAGCACGCGTGTGTTATGTGCATTATGTACTTCTAAAATTGGTGAAACAACAGTGTTGAGTTC
Proteins encoded:
- the LOC133906560 gene encoding uncharacterized protein LOC133906560 isoform X1 is translated as MAALRHLAAGPTYHHHHHHGIAAAATSSLQLRRGSSCHRLAPLRSRFTRVYALSSNDIRVGTNVEVDGAPWKVLEFLHVKPGKGAAFVRTKMRNYITGNTVEKTFRAGSTLQEPSLSKETKQFTYKDGSQFVFMDLTTFEESRLNEADVGDKQKWLKEGMDCNLLYWNGKIIDFDLPITVRLTVIDTDPGAGDSAQGGTKPATLETGAVVTVPSFVNVGDDILVDSRTGQYMNRA
- the LOC133906560 gene encoding uncharacterized protein LOC133906560 isoform X2, which produces MAALRHLAAGPTYHHHHHHGIAAAATSSLQLRRGSSCHRLAPLRSRFTRVYALSSNDIRVGTNVEVDGAPWKVLEFLHVKPGKGAAFVRTKMRNYITGNTVEKTFRAGSTEPSLSKETKQFTYKDGSQFVFMDLTTFEESRLNEADVGDKQKWLKEGMDCNLLYWNGKIIDFDLPITVRLTVIDTDPGAGDSAQGGTKPATLETGAVVTVPSFVNVGDDILVDSRTGQYMNRA